A stretch of DNA from Larus michahellis chromosome 19, bLarMic1.1, whole genome shotgun sequence:
ATTTACAAATTTTTAATTGCAGGGGAttctgccttcagcagagcctGCTGTAGGTCTCCCAGAGTAATGCTTACGTTGGTTATAGGATTATAAAGCCACTGGAAGTAACCCAAGATCCAGCAAGATGGCCAAGTATCACGAACTGGGTCTGTGTTGAGCAGGAGGAAATTCGAGAGGAAATCAAGTCTGTCAGCTGAACAGGGTAGACCTTTGGTCCCTgggctgctgggtgctggggcaAGGCTGTGGCCTGTGTAGGGAACGTGATGTTTCCTTCCCTCTGTATGTCACCCCTAGGAGGGTCCCTGCTCCGCCTCTGCCTCAGGAGGTTGTTCCTTCTGTTGGGGACTGTGACAGTCCCCTTGCCTAAGTCACTCCTGTCACTCCttatttgttgtgttttcttgTGACTGAAGCGTGACACATCCTAGTTCTCCCAGGCCAGAGGAGAATGTTTCAGCATTCACCTCTTGCACTCATTCTGAATCAACCCTTGCTGTGAGGGAAGTGCAGCTCAGTCCGTCCCATCTCTGTGAGCGAGCTGACAGCCTGCTCTTGGGAATGGGGGAGGCTTTTTCTCCCGGGGCAGGCTGTGGTAGATCTGAGCCTTATGAATGCCAGGGCTTTGTGGGTCTGCTCGGGCAGCTGCGTGATTTCGCGAGTGCCTGGGGCGCGTGCAGCTCTGATGGCCGTCGTGATGTTTGTGGTTACAGGCTCCAGCACGGATATCAGTGAGGACTGGGAAAAGGACTTTGATTTGGACATGACTGAAGAGGAGGTGCAGCTGGCGCTCTCGAAGGTGGAAGTGTCTGGGGAGGTGAGTGGAGGGGAGGTGCTCACTCAAATAAGCGAGAAGATCACTCCCAGAAACCAtcagcagctccccagggtgatGCTGCCTGAGCTCTGCCGTTGCTGGGTGCTTCCCCTGGGAGGTGGAGAGACACTGCAGTGCCTCGGAGCAAGAAGGCAAATCCTTCGGCTTGAGCTCTGCTTCCAGCGCCCATTATGGAGCCAGGGCTCTGCAGCACGCTGCAGCAagatgtggctgctgctggcctggAAGGGCCTagaggagctggcaggaggcttCTCAAAGGCCTGACTTGCTCTTTGAGGACACGGGCATAGCTTGGGATGTCGCTGTGGGAGTCGTGGGTGTGAGCTGGAGCAGAGAGCGGCTGTTTGGACATGCTTTAAGAGGGATGAGTGTGCAAGTTCCCCAGGGGGAACAGAGCAAGCAAATCCCTGTTGTGAGGGTGTGGGAGCGTGAGGATATATCAGGCTTTGCGCTGACTCAGGTGCCCTGGGCAGGAGGGTCTGTTGGCAGATGGCCGTTGAGTTACAGAAACAAACTGAGGGATGTTACTCTTGTTTGCAGCTGGAAGATGAAGAGTGGGAAGACTGGGAATAAAGCGACTGCTTCCAGTGTGTGTCACAGGCTCATTTCCACCATCGAATGTGAATTAAATCACAGACCGGCTGTTCCTTTGTGTGTAACTGTGCTGGGGATTGCGGTTCCAGGCTGGAGGAGTTTCATTCCTGCTAAATCCTGTGGGCAACTCAAGTGACCCCttcagagctggaggaggagaaggaggaagcagGAGTTCACTCGTACACGTAGCTGCTAGGGAGGCCATCTTCTCAGTAGGTCCTAGAGACTGGCCAAGCCAAAACTGACTGCCCCGAAAGCGTCGGGTAGAGGCAGATGCGATGCAGTGAGGGGTCCCCAGGGCGAGCTGGGCACTCGGACACCTGGCGGGATCTCTCGGTGCTGCCAGCTGGCTGATAGTTTCCTTGTGCGCGCGTGTTGTCTACAGTGCAGCAGTTCAAAGGCTCTTGGATGTAAGCTGTGCCTGCTCGCTCGCTGCTCCGTGCTGCTGGCTGGGCCATCCCTGGAGAAAGCCCCCATGGAGGGAGCGGCCGGGGCCTGGAGGTGCTGCAGCAGAAGCCCCTTCTGCTCTTCGCTCGTTGCCGCAAAGAAAGGCAGTCAGCTTGTGGCTTTGGCCTAAAGCTGGGCCATGCTGGAAGGAGCCAAACTCCCTGCAAACCCTGAGTTTCTGCCTGGCTTTTTGTCTTGGAAGCTTTTTCTAATGGAAACTCTCGTTTCCTGCTGCGAGAGCAGCAGCGCCTCTAAGAGCCaagacctgctgcttcccccttTGCAGCTGCACTGCCTTCCTCTACTGGGTTTTCTGTACTTCTAGGTAAATTTCCCAAGCAAAGTACTCGTGGCCTGCTCTTACTTGAGCCCTTCTGGGCAGGCAGTGATTTGGGTCACCTCGGGAGCAGAACCCCTCTGTCGTGGTGCCCAGTTCAGCCCTTGCAAAGCCCCAGTGACCACTTAAACCTCCACCTTGGCACTGAGGCTCGGCCCTTCCCTTGCCCAGCGGGAGGCAGAAGTGCCTGGGCGCGGGTGGTACCTGTTGGCTGAGGCTGTGTCTGTCCACTCGTCTGTCTCCCCTCGTGTTCCCCCCGTGCCAGGCCCCACGGCCACCAGGGTCACAATCCTCACTGTGCTCACTTGGGTTCCTTCCCTTAAGCCCCCTGTGACTGCTTGCAATGCTTCCTCCGGCCCTACGGCCTCTCTTTTTTGGGGCAGTTCCCTTCTCATTAGAAGATGCTAATGAGATGCATGAGATGCTCCTCAGTGGATGTTGCTAATTACAGTGATCCAAAAGGGACAGAGCCCTCGCTGCTGTCTCTGGcttttggggtggtggttttaTATGCGCTACCTTTGTCCTTCTGCCCCTTCCAGGGCTGCTCCGTTGGAGCTGTGGGTTTCCTTCTGGGTTTGGATAGCGTTAGCCTAGGTGCACTTGGaagagttggggtttttggtctttttttgccCCCTCTTTGGGGACATTCTCAAATGCAGCTGCCCACACAGGCAGATTGGTGGCAGCGGTGACTTCAGGCGCTTACGTGGGAGCTTGTCTGTCCTGCAGAGCCCACGAGGGCCAGGGACTGCGCTACAGCTCTCCTCCCTCGTGGTGTACGGTGGGCCCTGCGGCGCCTCCGGAATGTTCTGCCACCTCACCCTGTCCTGGGCTCGAATTTACTGTAGCAGGAAAACCTGCTGTGGGGAGGTGACACCCGTGGGGTGTCGGGGCTGTGGTCCCTCGGGGTTTGGTGGTCTGAGTCACGGCTGGGTCCCTGGGCCTGCGGCAGAGCTCCGAGGGTTCAGTGCTCTCATCTGTgtcgctgcttttttttttttttttttttttttttaattctttggtcAAATTAACCATTTGGTTGTCTGTGCAATATTCTCTGTTCTGAACTATTCTGCATCTCCCTGAGCCTTTTCTAGCTGGGGTGAAAACCAGGAACAATTCTAACTGCTGGTAGTTTTGTAACAATGACTTTCTCTGAACCTTTTACAGACTTGCAGTTAACAGCAATTAAAGGAATTCTACAGAGTCTCTGCCTGTGTCGGATGTTCTCATTTTCCTGTGCCCGCGGGATGGGGACGGCTGCCTCATGAGGGTCTCTGCTGTGTGTCGGCTGCTTTaaatttccctttcctcccagttTGCTGAACTGGGGAAGGTGGACCTGGGCTGCTCAGAGCCCGTgtctgccctgctccccaccgcTGGCACTCAAGGGCTTTGAGTGAGCTGAtatcctataaaaaaaaaaaaaaaaagcccgagTATGAACAAAACCTTGTCTGTGGCACACCACCCGCGAGGCTGGCTAGATAGGAAACGCGGTCCTCCAAATTTATCATCATTTTAGAAACAATCTGTTCCATTGCGGGAGAGCAGGGCGCGTCCTCAGGGGTTAGTCAGCCATGGGTGTCTGCTGACCCCCTCGATGGAGGGTCTCAGGGTCATGTCTGGTTCCAGGAGCATTTCCAGAAGGTTCTGGCACTCCTTGGAGATCCCCAGGTGCCCAGGGACGGAGACACCTTTCTGCTGCTCGTGCAGCATCTTGGGGATGTCGGTGTCGTCGAAGGGCAGGTGGGCGCAGAGCAGGACGTAGAGGAGGACGCCCATGCTCCAGACGTCGCCCTTGCAGCTGTCGTGGGGCTCGCCCTGCAGCACCTCGGGCGCGGCGTAGGCCGTGCTGCCGCAGAAGGTCCAGCTCAGCTCCCGgccctccctggggagcagcttgGCGAAGCCAAAATCCGTCAGCTTCAAGGTGTGGCCATGCAGCAGGGCGTTCTCGCACTTGAGGTCGCGGTGGGCCACCCCGCAGCCGTGGCAGTACTCAATGGCCTCCACCAACTGGCGGAAAAGCGCCCTGGCGTGGGGCTCGGGCAGGGGCCCCTCGCGG
This window harbors:
- the TSSK3 gene encoding testis-specific serine/threonine-protein kinase 3, whose amino-acid sequence is MEGFLLANGYQLGRTIGEGTYSKVKEAFSKKHRKKVAIKIIDKREMPEEFIHRFLPRELQIITRLDHRNIIRVHEMLESAEGKICLVMELAEDGDIFDYVLREGPLPEPHARALFRQLVEAIEYCHGCGVAHRDLKCENALLHGHTLKLTDFGFAKLLPREGRELSWTFCGSTAYAAPEVLQGEPHDSCKGDVWSMGVLLYVLLCAHLPFDDTDIPKMLHEQQKGVSVPGHLGISKECQNLLEMLLEPDMTLRPSIEGVSRHPWLTNP